In Planococcus citri chromosome 4, ihPlaCitr1.1, whole genome shotgun sequence, the genomic window gttatttaaaattttttactgctgaccaagctgatcagtgatcacagTAGTTTTTCACTGATCaacacagtacctacctacctacctacctacctacctacctacctaaataaataataattcatttttgactgatcagtaaataattcacttttgaattttgatttgactgatcagatcagaaaattatttactgaaaaatgaaaatccagtcAAAAACTATAGTTTACAAGAAGCCAGAATGTTGTCATACCATACTCATACCCTACTGTTAAGTGCTATACAGTAAAATTTGACtcttttaaatttagagagtacaaatTGTAATTTGTTGTATCTAGACAGCTACAGCAGTACatgcaaacatcaaaaattacccatgccaacatttctgttgaaaatttataaattaccgcggtaacttatggtaatttatgacatggtaacttaccggtaacttaccggtaagttctcGGGTAAGTTACCGCGGTAAGTTTCCATGCATCTCTGGCCGCGAGGGCGCGAAGCGCCCGATTCACGAGGAGTACTCGCGTAGCAAAAGTAGGAGATACGGACACgcgcgaggcgaagccgagcgcgCCCCCCAACACTGAAAACAAAATCTTATCTTACCAAATgcatgataaaattaaaaattttgtctggGTTTACTCTCGAGTAAACATGCATGGTAAcattccttgaaattttcgtcGGGGTTTACCCCTAGGTAAACCTGATCGTAACATTCCCTAAGGTACACGTTATTCTCGCCTGTGGGTGGTTTACCCGGAGGTAAACCAGAACATTCTCTCTAAATTGACGCGTGTGAACAAAAACACCTGTTGATAAGGTAAACTGGATACGTTAGTTTGTTCAATATGAGGGTGAGGCGGTTGCAGCATTATGAAAACaatattgaacaattttattttattttttaattttgtatttttatttaaaatagaaCAGAACGATATTAAGAATAAATCTATGTGGTAAAAATAACACATAAACACAAAAGTATACTTTCTCaatcataaaaataacaaattgagtaagtacctatacccacaaaagtagaaaaaggaaaaacaacTACTAATCGCAATCGCAACATTTATACAGGTACTTAATAATATATATCTTAGTCTCAGTCTAGGATACTAATCCTACAGCGAAATGAGTTCAATCAGCATTAATTAAATCACCAAAACCTAAGGTCATATTAACGCCATCAGCTTTAACGAACTGAGCTCGTTCCGGCAACTTTGGGATCTCGATCCACGTATTCAACTTGACATCATATTTCTCATTGTTAATGACTGGTCTTTTTCCAACAGCATAAATGAACCCATCACGATGAATTAGTTTATGCTTTGCTCTGGCTTCGTTCATGGGCTCCAGATCAGTTCTCCATTTTGTTGCCGTCACATCGAAAATACTAAAAGTACTATGTAAAGTTCTATGCAAAATACTATCGCGATTGTTGCCTAAGATCGCTATTTTCCCATCGAATGCACACACGGTCGCATTTATGAGTTGAGAAGTGCTAGGGAATGCGATTAAATTTGTAATCTGAGGAGCGCGAGTATCGATTGATAAAATGTATCTATCATCAGACTCGGAATCGCTTTTTTTACATCCAACAATATGAAtgacattatttaaaaatgcaacATCATACCAACCTGAATAATCATGCagaactgatttcgatgaatTATCAAGTGAAGATACTTTTTGCCACGTGTCTAGTTCACAATCGTAAACCCAAATCTTAGAATCGTAACAACGTTGGAAAAAGTAAATCACTTTTCCGACCCCTATCATTTCGTAACAATCATAAACAGAAAGTTCATTTGGCACTTGCAAATCACCTATTCTACTACCGTCTTCAAAACAAGAAAGAACGCATTTTCTATTTATACTTTCAGTTGCAAAATCTTGTGCTAAACAGTAAGTCTTCAGTCCTAGTGAACAAATTTGCGGTAAACAATAATCCATGGCTTGATAGTTTGATAGTGTGTAATTGCTGAATGACTCATTTAGCTTTAGTGTTCCCCATCCTTTAGCTCCACTTTTCACGTCAACAGTTTCCAAGTAAAGATTCAAGTTCAAATTACAATTATTATCAGATTGATTTTCATCTTCCGCACTTTCACTGTTATCTTCACTTCTCGCATCGACCACCAATTCAGCCAATGCAGATGTGAGATTTGTCTTAAAATTACAAATCTGCATAAGTACCCTAATATCCTTGGCACTAGTGTGATTATATTTACACCATTTTATGATTACAGCGAGTAGATTATCATCCCGACCGCCATTAATGACTACCACCGTTGATAATACTTCTTTCAAAATATCGTAGGGCAGATCCAAAAAGGCGTATGTTTTTTCCCAGTGAAACACGTCCAGTGCTAACCTCGTCATACATTTAACATATAATTCTTCAGCTCCAATAGTTTTCGCAAATGAACACGTATCAGGTAAGTAATGAACATGACCGACGTTCTTCGTGATACAGTCTACACATGCGTTGAAAATCACATCAATTTGGAGCAAATGACTCGCTTTCAATATGAAATACACGTTTTCTGAAAGCAAGCGAATTCGCGTGGTATACATAGCGGATAgcaaaatttccattatttcgGCATCGATGCC contains:
- the LOC135845583 gene encoding kelch-like protein 13, giving the protein MTVFSVEIELDIIQNGAFDTMNEYRKKNLFCDVSLDTNGTLFPCHRLILTASSTYFQVMFNGNFKESSLKVIPIQGIDAEIMEILLSAMYTTRIRLLSENVYFILKASHLLQIDVIFNACVDCITKNVGHVHYLPDTCSFAKTIGAEELYVKCMTRLALDVFHWEKTYAFLDLPYDILKEVLSTVVVINGGRDDNLLAVIIKWCKYNHTSAKDIRVLMQICNFKTNLTSALAELVVDARSEDNSESAEDENQSDNNCNLNLNLYLETVDVKSGAKGWGTLKLNESFSNYTLSNYQAMDYCLPQICSLGLKTYCLAQDFATESINRKCVLSCFEDGSRIGDLQVPNELSVYDCYEMIGVGKVIYFFQRCYDSKIWVYDCELDTWQKVSSLDNSSKSVLHDYSGWYDVAFLNNVIHIVGCKKSDSESDDRYILSIDTRAPQITNLIAFPSTSQLINATVCAFDGKIAILGNNRDSILHRTLHSTFSIFDVTATKWRTDLEPMNEARAKHKLIHRDGFIYAVGKRPVINNEKYDVKLNTWIEIPKLPERAQFVKADGVNMTLGFGDLINAD